A window from Corynebacterium accolens encodes these proteins:
- a CDS encoding HAD-IIA family hydrolase: MSVLSKHDALLLDLDGTVWEGGRPLSNVVDVINTCGVPAVYVTNNASRSPEAVATMLTDIGLTADSGDIVTSAQAVLQLAAEEIPSGAKVLIIGADSFRDLAKDMGFSVVSSADEKPAAVLQGFDKSVGWEQLTEGALAIRAGAKFFASNLDTSLPIERGLGVGNGSLVAAIQKATGVEPVSAGKPEPAMFFLAAKKVGSKKPLAVGDRIDTDIVGGNAAAMNTFHVLTGVSGELELIEAPVEARPNFIGAGMHELSLPISQVRPGPQGDFTARCDGYDVLLQGGNESSTSVQALRTVLEVAWSMPAPPRYIQPRSEFAEKVVSKWR; encoded by the coding sequence ATGAGTGTTTTAAGCAAACATGACGCCTTATTGTTGGACTTGGATGGAACCGTCTGGGAAGGCGGCCGTCCGCTCAGCAACGTCGTAGACGTTATTAATACCTGCGGCGTTCCCGCAGTATATGTCACAAATAATGCGTCGCGCAGCCCTGAAGCCGTTGCGACGATGCTGACGGATATCGGCTTGACGGCTGATTCAGGTGACATCGTCACCTCCGCCCAAGCGGTATTGCAATTGGCTGCCGAGGAAATTCCGTCGGGTGCGAAGGTATTAATTATTGGCGCGGATTCTTTCCGTGATTTGGCTAAAGACATGGGTTTTTCCGTGGTCTCGAGTGCCGATGAGAAACCGGCTGCCGTCCTACAAGGGTTTGATAAGTCCGTTGGGTGGGAACAGCTAACGGAAGGTGCGCTGGCTATCCGGGCAGGAGCGAAGTTTTTCGCCTCAAACCTGGACACTTCCCTTCCAATTGAGAGGGGGCTAGGCGTTGGCAATGGCTCCCTAGTCGCTGCCATCCAGAAAGCGACGGGAGTAGAGCCCGTTTCTGCGGGTAAGCCTGAGCCCGCAATGTTTTTCCTTGCGGCCAAAAAGGTGGGGTCAAAAAAGCCTTTGGCAGTGGGCGACCGTATAGATACCGATATCGTTGGGGGTAACGCCGCAGCGATGAATACCTTTCATGTCTTGACCGGAGTATCGGGCGAGCTGGAGCTTATCGAAGCCCCGGTGGAGGCACGGCCTAACTTCATTGGTGCGGGCATGCACGAGCTTTCATTGCCTATTTCGCAGGTGCGACCGGGACCGCAGGGGGACTTTACCGCGCGATGCGATGGGTATGACGTTCTTTTGCAGGGTGGAAATGAATCCTCTACCTCGGTGCAAGCGCTGCGGACGGTCTTAGAAGTGGCGTGGTCGATGCCGGCACCACCTCGGTATATTCAGCCGCGTAGTGAGTTTGCGGAAAAGGTTGTGTCGAAATGGCGGTAA
- a CDS encoding TlyA family RNA methyltransferase, with amino-acid sequence MPPQRRRLDAELVRRKIARSREQAREMIKSGRVTVGGFKAEKPATVVDPEVSIKVEESEEDKWASRGAHKLLGALAAFDVDMDGRILDAGASTGGFTDVCLASGAREVLSVDVGYGQLLWRLQNDDRVTVLDRTNIRTINPEMTNGLCDGMVGDLSFISLKLVLPAIVECMKDGAWLLPMVKPQFEVGKERIGSGGXXRSPKMRXEVTQDVAEFAVSLGLSLHGVVASPLPGPSGNVEYFLWLKKDGMSTDAATMKQMIDTAVEEGPQ; translated from the coding sequence ATGCCACCACAACGCCGCAGGCTGGATGCAGAACTTGTGCGCCGAAAAATTGCGCGATCTCGTGAGCAAGCCCGCGAGATGATCAAGTCTGGCCGTGTGACGGTCGGCGGGTTTAAGGCAGAAAAGCCTGCAACTGTCGTGGATCCTGAAGTCTCCATCAAGGTCGAAGAGTCTGAGGAAGACAAGTGGGCGTCTCGCGGCGCACATAAGCTTTTGGGTGCACTTGCCGCATTCGACGTCGACATGGATGGTCGCATCTTAGATGCAGGGGCATCGACGGGAGGATTTACGGATGTGTGCTTGGCGTCTGGTGCGAGGGAAGTGCTTTCCGTTGACGTCGGGTATGGGCAACTATTGTGGCGGCTGCAAAATGACGACCGCGTAACCGTCTTGGATCGCACGAATATCCGCACTATTAATCCAGAGATGACCAATGGCCTGTGCGATGGCATGGTCGGGGATTTATCTTTTATTTCCTTAAAACTGGTGCTGCCAGCAATTGTGGAGTGTATGAAGGACGGAGCGTGGCTGCTGCCAATGGTCAAGCCGCAGTTTGAGGTGGGGAAGGAGCGCATCGGCAGCGGCGGGGKGGKTCGTTCTCCGAAGATGCGGRAAGAGGTCACGCAGGACGTTGCTGAATTTGCCGTGTCTTTAGGCCTCAGTCTGCACGGTGTTGTGGCTTCACCATTGCCGGGCCCGAGTGGAAATGTGGAATATTTTCTGTGGCTGAAAAAGGACGGTATGTCAACAGACGCAGCTACAATGAAACAGATGATTGATACTGCCGTTGAAGAAGGTCCGCAGTAA
- a CDS encoding HNH endonuclease signature motif containing protein, giving the protein MYFPGYGWSRITNLENIDTFTRQLNPQETESYQPTNHIRAYTQGRDLTCRWPGCTTPAHTCQLDHRIEYNNGGPTNPDNLVTLCQHHHNIKTDRRVHYIMDPITGTIAWLHTNGTYQTDHPTGPLATTNTHWHYTWKQFLTHKRNKHNNKK; this is encoded by the coding sequence GTGTACTTCCCAGGCTACGGCTGGTCCCGCATCACCAACCTAGAAAACATCGACACCTTCACCCGACAACTCAACCCACAAGAAACCGAAAGCTACCAGCCCACCAACCACATCCGCGCCTACACACAAGGAAGAGACCTCACCTGCCGCTGGCCCGGATGCACCACCCCAGCACACACATGCCAACTCGACCACCGCATCGAATACAACAACGGCGGACCCACCAACCCCGACAACCTCGTCACCCTGTGCCAACACCACCACAACATCAAAACCGACCGCCGCGTCCACTACATCATGGACCCAATAACCGGCACCATCGCCTGGCTACACACCAACGGCACCTACCAAACAGACCACCCCACAGGACCACTGGCCACCACAAACACACACTGGCACTACACCTGGAAACAATTCCTCACACACAAAAGAAACAAACACAACAACAAAAAATAA